A single region of the Theileria annulata chromosome 4, complete sequence, *** SEQUENCING IN PROGRESS *** genome encodes:
- a CDS encoding ABC transporter, putative (10 probable transmembrane helices predicted for TA17170 by TMHMM2.0 at aa 144-166, 179-201, 289-311, 318-340, 397-419, 838-860, 901-923, 978-1000, 1005-1022 and 1086-1108): MGRCRDISELFNERFQDDHDKHVSEHHYWESESYSKTYFKKKSLYLKFKYYDSSSVLKFFFFHWVAKWAYFLSKQYVEPYKLHPLPVADQVLRWQPILSKHISDALLRLESYETSQYGHPNTKPTRSVLLRALFLTFWKRTLFGLLGIVFTNVLSISISILIKHLLKILNTKSFTLAKIFLFLFSIIGLQIIDGLLTANFIFYLDRSRIVLEYTVAVGVFQHGLSHRRNFYNNVNGSNLLNVCNNFLHSCSPDSDCSKNPLYCPARRYQNKDITPNIFTFESYDCYFVSLFVESLIPIIDFLSNFIYGIVLISTQIKVNLWVLFLVGIFFTFLMVFVQILNTYLFHFVCLVKDYRISECIEIISDLPLIKKLLYDDIAINIITETRNSELLLILVRIFLTAFNKSLCVICNNVTFFVLMSYFVKSVRDAELIKDVGVGGFLSSFYIYFRIINSMFMFPSALGKLATSYVSYNRVNKYLIECSPNFYISDNKFTGSTKMSSEVPDVTNEIDKDVVVLYKDASFSWVNNRKDFANNNNEVYLKNVNFQLKRGEIAIITGSQGCGKSNFIKSALGEMTLVDGCMAVVPLHTSMPIFYASEYIWLKEGTIRSNITFGHRFDEEIYNSVLKAIELESDILSWEKGDFRVVSDNAHSLSCGQRVRMEMARAIYAYLIFSKVNKDYNSQCSFLMCLDSQFHGLDPYVSRLIFNNLFNSKSGLLVKDDLAVILSSSITLLNKCIRTSDLVEYHKIPIYQIENKSLLFYCYLSDFFRDKKTQTGFEYITSPSGPYRLNFFTKDLLKLCYSRSNTRLGRRFVTKSKYERSLNSIIEENHSKDKINPYLLYFKAAGFAFILFIIFSLASSIMDNSKFIIATDLTDYISNKTKDFNNDLSVDMSEIKSHSDSALNTILIIVMVIMSCSLFSTLLFTISSLMAAKRIHEYCLNSVFKNSSSVIKIKKQINQIITYFSSDIIFIDQYIGDRIFITFLSFIQTAIAIGALFYTIPLSIPFITISLLLAFEFVALKIIKSFKNIQLGSLETISHVNSSCEDAILGSPIYRSFKKEWELINHVVERSDYKLRCWFLVKGVNSWIIISFNWLFSLTTALFLTALIIFDKFTSYKMNVGYFGLGLSLSSSVIKSFSNCSFCFARLQVYSCSVRRFQCFIPPGTKCVFDKFRNVHEEDIVINSSKLNLKMNKKMLLKRRALEFKDTKPNLIKRMMFRPKINFTDICKYLPSEHSGVVFKHLCVYTSSEMNEEGLILNNINASPSRSDIIGIIGRTGAGKTTLLSVLQNTVRYRTGQVLLDGRDLHDIPKSVIRHIIGVLPQLPFVFKGWTIRRFLDPRRLFSDDEINDALDNCDLLEFVNNLHGGRKLDTIIAPKPLKLKKTKDQSAKDSFTHDEALSEESSMTLDDLSSVGSMLSVTQLRTLWFAKLVLYRHQYRMLIIDEPPSDNCSEHGFEVQDIGIPIYELLDKYFKHCTCFVTAHYAKVLKSCTSVWVMHNGKLIKTCKASEVSKNESISNIIEEMVNKYSN; the protein is encoded by the coding sequence ATGGGAAGATGTAGAGATATTTCTGAATTATTCAATGAGAGGTTCCAAGATGACCATGATAAACATGTTTCTGAACATCATTACTGGGAAAGTGAATCATACTCCAAGACctattttaaaaagaagtctctttatttaaaatttaaatattatgacTCCAGCAGTGTTTTGAAATTCTTTTTCTTTCACTGGGTGGCTAAATGGGCATATTTTCTTTCCAAACAATATGTAGAGCCATATAAGTTACATCCACTTCCTGTTGCTGATCAGGTCCTACGTTGGCAAccaattttatcaaaacATATTAGCGATGCACTACTTAGATTGGAATCTTATGAAACTAGCCAATATGGACACCCAAATACCAAACCAACTAGATCTGTTCTCCTTCGTGCATTGTTCTTGACATTTTGGAAACGAACATTATTTGGTTTACTTGGCATTGTGTTTACTAATGTTCTTAGTATAAGCATTTCTATTTTGATTAAACAtcttttgaaaattttgaacaCCAAGTCTTTTACTCTAGctaaaatatttctgtTTCTATTCTCTATAATAggtttacaaattatagaTGGGTTATTGACTGcaaatttcattttttatctGGACCGCTCTAGAATTGTACTTGAATATACAGTGGCAGTAGGTGTGTTTCAACATGGCTTATCTCATAGACGCAACTTctataataatgtaaacGGATCCAACTTATTAAATGTTTGTAACAATTTCCTACACAGTTGTTCCCCTGATTCCGATTGTTCTAAAAATCCATTGTATTGTCCTGCAAGACGATACCAAAACAAAGATATTACTCCTAACATATTTACATTTGAATCATATGACTGTTATTTTGTTTCTTTGTTTGTTGAATCTTTAATACCAATTATCGATTTTTTGTCCAACTTTATCTATGgaattgtattaatttcGACTCAGATTAAGGTTAATTTATGGGTCCTGTTCTTAGTTGGAATATTTTTCACATTTTTGATGGTTTTCGTTCAGATCCTAAATACctatttatttcattttgtCTGTCTTGTCAAGGATTATAGGATTTCAGAatgtattgaaattatatctGATTTACCTTTGATCAAAAAGTTACTTTATGATGATATTGccattaacattattactGAGACTAGAAATAGTGAGttactattaattttgGTTAGAATATTCTTAACAGCTTTCAATAAATCATTGTGTGTTATATGCAACAATGTGACGTTTTTTGTCTTGATGagttattttgtaaaatcaGTTAGGGATGCAGAGCTTATTAAAGATGTTGGCGTTGGAGGTTTCTTGTCATCATTTTACATATATTTCAGGATTATCAATTCAATGTTCATGTTTCCTTCTGCACTTGGGAAATTAGCTACTTCATATGTATCTTATAACAGAGTTAATAAATATCTTATCGAATGTTCTCCTAACTTTTACATTAGTGATAACAAATTCACAGGTTCTACAAAGATGTCCAGCGAAGTTCCAGATGTAACTAATGAGATTGACAAGGATGTAGTAGTTTTATATAAGGATGCCTCTTTCTCATGGGTTAATAACAGGAAGGATTTTgccaataataataatgaggTTTATTTGAAGAATGTTAACTTCCAGCTTAAGAGGGGTGAAATTGCAATAATTACAGGTTCTCAAGGTTGTGGCAAATCTAATTTCATCAAATCAGCTCTGGGTGAAATGACACTGGTCGATGGTTGTATGGCTGTGGTTCCCCTCCATACATCAATGCCTATATTTTATGCCTCTGAATATATATGGCTCAAAGAAGGAACTATTAGATCAAACATAACATTTGGACATAGATTTGATGAGGAAATTTATAACTCGGTTCTAAAAGCCATTGAACTGGAATCTGATATATTATCTTGGGAGAAAGGTGACTTTAGGGTTGTTTCAGATAATGCTCATTCACTCAGTTGTGGTCAGAGAGTTAGGATGGAGATGGCCAGAGCCATTTATGCCTATCTCATATTTAGCAAAGTTAACAAGGATTATAATAGTCAATGTTCATTCTTGATGTGCCTTGATTCACAATTCCATGGATTAGATCCTTACGTATCTAGACTtattttcaacaatttGTTCAATTCTAAGAGTGGATTGCTTGTTAAGGATGATTTAGCTGTTATCCTTTCATCATCAATAACTTTGCTTAATAAGTGTATTAGAACTTCCGACCTGGTTGAATATCACAAAATTCCCATATACCAGATTGAGAATAAATCACTCCTGTTTTACTGTTATTTGTCAGATTTTTTTAGGGACAAAAAAACACAAACCGGTTTTGAATATATCACATCACCATCAGGTCCTTACAGGCTGAATTTCTTCACTAAGGATTTGCTAAAACTATGTTATTCAAGATCTAACACCAGACTTGGAAGACGTTTTGTTACAAAGTCCAAATATGAACGATCATTAAACTCCATTATTGAAGAAAATCATtctaaagataaaattaatccaTACCTACTATATTTCAAAGCAGCTGGCTTTGCCTTTATTTTGTTCATAATCTTTTCGCTTGCATCAAGTATTATGGACAATtccaaatttatcattGCAACTGATCTTACAGATTATATATCCAATAAAACCAAAGACTTCAATAATGATCTCTCAGTTGACATGTCAGAAATTAAATCACACAGCGATTCTGCCCTGAATACAATACTGATCATTGTTATGGTTATTATGTCCTGTTCCTTATTCTCAACCCTGTTATTTACTATATCGAGTTTGATGGCCGCTAAAAGAATTCACGAATATTGTCTCAACTCAGTGTTTAAGAATAGTTCATCAGTAATCAAAATCAAGAAACAAATTAACCAAATCATAACTTATTTTTCATCagatattatttttattgatCAATATATTGGAGATAGGATTTTCATCACTTTCTTGTCATTCATACAGACTGCCATAGCCATTGGAGCACTATTCTATACAATTCCCTTATCAATTCcatttattactatatcATTGTTATTGGCCTTTGAATTTGTGGCATTGAAGATCATTAAGTCATTTAAGAACATTCAACTGGGATCACTAGAAACTATCTCACATGTCAATTCATCATGTGAGGATGCTATACTGGGATCACCAATTTACAGAAGTTTTAAAAAGGAATGGGAATTGATTAATCATGTTGTTGAAAGAAGtgattataaattaagaTGTTGGTTTTTGGTTAAGGGAGTGAATTCTTGGATTATCATATCCTTTAATTGGTTATTCTCTCTTACAACCGCTCTATTCCTCACAGCTCTAAtcatatttgataaatttacaagCTACAAAATGAATGTTGGTTACTTTGGATTAGGTCTTTCACTGAGTAGCAGTGTTATCAAATCTTTTAGCAATTGTTCCTTTTGTTTCGCTAGGTTACAAGTTTATTCATGTTCAGTTAGAAGATTCCAGTGCTTTATTCCACCTGGCACTAAGTGTGTATTTGATAAGTTCCGTAATGTTCATGAAGAGGATATAGTTATTAATTCTAGCAAACTAAATTTGAAGATGAATAAGAAGATGCTACTGAAGAGAAGAGCACTTGAGTTCAAAGATACTAAACccaatttaataaagagGATGATGTTTAGGCCAAAAATTAACTTCACTGACATTTGCAAATATCTTCCATCTGAACATAGTGGTGTAGTATTCAAGCATCTTTGTGTGTATACATCATCCGAGATGAATGAGGAAGGTCTTATCctcaataatataaatgcGTCACCATCTAGGTCTGATATTATTGGTATCATTGGCAGAACTGGAGCTGGTAAGACAACTCTATTATCTGTTCTACAAAATACCGTAAGGTATAGAACTGGTCAAGTATTGCTGGATGGCAGAGATTTACATGATATTCCCAAGAGTGTCATTAGGCACATTATTGGTGTTCTACCTCAACTTCCATTTGTTTTCAAGGGTTGGACCATCAGAAGGTTCTTGGATCCAAGGAGACTATTTAgtgatgatgaaattaatgacGCCCTGGATAACTGTGATCTCCTTGAGTTTGTTAATAACCTTCATGGTGGAAGAAAATTAGATACTATAATTGCTCCTAAACccctaaaattaaagaagaCCAAAGACCAATCAGCAAAAGACTCCTTTACTCATGATGAAGCATTATCTGAAGAAAGTTCAATGACGTTAGATGACCTTAGCTCAGTAGGTTCTATGTTATCCGTAACTCAGCTAAGAACACTTTGGTTTGCCAAACTAGTATTATACAGACATCAGTATAGGATGTTAATCATTGATGAACCTCCATCTGATAATTGTTCAGAACATGGATTTGAGGTTCAAGATATTGGAATACCCATTTACGAATTATTGgacaaatatttcaaacatTGTACTTGTTTTGTTACAGCACATTATGCCAAAGTCCTTAAATCTTGTACATCAGTTTGGGTAATGCATAATGGTAAACTTATAAAAACTTGTAAGGCTTCAGAAGTATCCAAAAATGAATCGATATCAAACATCATAGAGGAGATGGTCAACAAATATTCAAACTAA
- a CDS encoding SfiI-subtelomeric fragment related protein family member, putative (1 probable transmembrane helix predicted for TA17175 by TMHMM2.0 at aa 7-24;~Signal anchor predicted for TA17175 by SignalP 2.0 HMM (Signal peptide probability 0.016, signal anchor probability 0.882) with cleavage site probability 0.010 between residues 25 and 26), which translates to MRRLDNIISIYIYILIICGWKIVNTKKDEGEDTHNNFKVITVNGSDYNVNDTSKYYIEEQDYITNYKFKNEGKCVEIRYGDSPIWKNSNKNFNIFPRGITLNFFSKTMLVEYTNNWLYIYKHKNIYELNSKIGANVVDPSEINIVTYDAFGYKVNDETQYLKRCIGYVLGYNFKQHSRCVELRYNHNIIWKHNTEECGTEYPKSMFINLYSKIIMINLADDWSYFSKNRSDPNSSKESDELNQNEDILSNIKLLTKGLDNRLRENDKNSYDIIVYKNVYEFRLKDNVCCTEVKYKNNVIWKFNENELKNNFPKAIYFNTYAKMILLDLNNNWRYFYKYKQDQTDYDNQFTYTSVSEESGKSEENKTADQAIQNYFSYYVNGKETKLISLDIASKASTNDYDYFVDVETNTSVYIPKEGCLFSVVKQKGSWNLQSPLELWSSKYDNVNNVVYSNRVVIYGSNKKEFNVEIYLINGTRANFDVEFYHSPKNKSRLETLNNLPISEQPKNITVSIENSDIGYIVDMNKLHDNKLDIKEMTSYDYRFRQNSKCIEFKIDDQSVWIKDTSENRFPKSIYYHKDLKLVFVEFNLQTFNIYKYLNNEWKLVYNNKMKVVILDINTKKTANEFEYSKSSKVGTYEAKNDYKIKTVKSNDNIIWETNDPSEFAIKVSMDPVAPLESIKYVNIFLCNGSTREYRKDGKKWIQNYEQEDLSNSYESLGSQSIEQMGGKQDQFNPNEYQELSVSSTIKQERSFDSNFLKNLRIITADDLEGTNPKENDTEKYKIELNAHSHYIIFADNSNCIEILYGNETVWKYDFNSKNTPKNLYVDLNSKMIVINLGDQNSISYKYNDIFDSGQQNNFNPPINPSYKPQDNSTILASLDLKSVEGTNEFHYFVDYESNTGIYIPKEGYLFSKVFRGGSGQSDNLWESDHYPYCNRALINPIDKDMFNLELSLINGTKINIDKNSIYPTINSDSGSKQYLLQSEYPNEVIVVTIDDSDPNNPVENDISKFVVNKSIFKDSQGLNKVSYDYRFRQNSKCIEFKIDDQSVWIKDTSENRFPKSIYYHKDLKLVFVEFNLQTFNIYKYLNNEWKLVYNT; encoded by the coding sequence ATGAGAAGGTTGGATAATATAATAAGTATCTATATCtatatattgataatttgtGGATGGAAAATTGTTAATACCAAGAAGGATGAAGGTGAGGATACACACAATAATTTCAAAGTAATAACGGTAAATGGTTCTGATTACAATGTAAATGATACTagtaaatattatattgaaGAACAAGATTAcataacaaattataaattcaaaaatGAAGGTAAATGTGTAGAGATTAGGTACGGAGATTCTCCAATTTGGAAAAATTCTAAcaaaaatttcaatatcTTTCCGAGAGGAAtaactttaaattttttttctaaaaCTATGTTGGTTGAATACACCAACAATTGGTTGTATATTTACAAAcacaaaaatatatatgaattGAATTCAAAGATTGGGGCAAATGTGGTTGATCCATCAGAAATAAACATTGTAACCTATGACGCTTTTGGTTATAAGGTAAATGATGAAACACAATATCTGAAAAGGTGTATTGGATATGTGTTAGGTTATAACTTTAAACAGCACTCAAGATGCGTTGAACTGAGATACAAccataatataatttggaaaCATAATACCGAAGAATGTGGAACAGAATACCCAAAATCCATGTTCATTAATCTCTATTCTAAAATCattatgataaatttgGCTGATGATTGGTCATATTTCTCAAAAAATAGAAGCGATCCTAACTCAAGTAAAGAATCAGATGAACTGAACCAAAATGAAGATATACTATccaatattaaattattgacAAAAGGATTGGATAACAGGTTAAGGGAAAATGACAAAAACTCTTACGATATCATAGTATACAAAAATGTGTACGAGTTTAGATTAAAGGATAACGTATGTTGCACCGAGGTGAAGTACAAGAATAACGTAATTTGGAAATTCAACGAAAATGAATTGAAAAACAACTTTCCAAAAGCAATATACTTTAACACCTATGCAAAAATGATTTTGttagatttaaataacaaCTGGAgatatttttacaaatacAAACAAGACCAAACCGATTATGATAATCAATTTACATATACATCGGTGAGTGAGGAATCAGGTAAAtctgaagaaaataaaaccGCTGATCAGGCGATTCAAAACTACTTCAGTTACTATGTAAATGGGAAAgaaacaaaattaatttccCTCGACATCGCCAGTAAAGCTAGTACCAATGATTACGATTACTTTGTTGATGTGGAAACAAATACTTCAGTGTATATTCCTAAAGAAGGTTGTTTGTTTTCCGTGGTTAAACAGAAAGGTTCATGGAATTTACAGAGCCCACTTGAATTGTGGTCCTCAAAATACGACAATGTGAATAATGTAGTATATTCCAACCGAGTCGTGATCTATGGCTCAAACAAAAAGGAATTTAACGTGGAAATCTATCTCATTAACGGAACTAGGGCGAACTTCGATGTTGAATTTTATCACTCTCCTAAAAATAAGTCTAGACTAgaaacattaaataatttgcCTATATCTGAACAAcctaaaaatataacaGTTTCAATTGAAAACAGCGACATAGGTTACATTGTTGATATGAACAAATTACACGATAATAAGCTTGATATAAAAGAAATGACATCTTATGACTATAGATTTAGACAAAATTCTAAGTGtatagaatttaaaattgatgatCAGTCTGTATGGATTAAAGATACTTCAGAGAACAGATTTCCAAAATCGATTTATTATCACAAGGATTTGAAATTAGTATTTgttgaatttaatttacagACATTCAACATTTATAAGTATCTTAATAATGAATGGAAGttggtatataataataaaatgaaagTAGTTATACTGGATATTAATACCAAAAAGACGGCCAACGAATTTGAATATTCCAAATCATCTAAGGTTGGAACATATGAAGCCAAAAACGATTACAAGATTAAAACTGTCAAAAGCAATGACAATATTATTTGGGAAACCAATGATCCTTCTGAATTCGCCATCAAGGTCAGTATGGATCCTGTTGCTCCCCTTGAATCAATAAAGTATGTAAACATATTCTTATGTAATGGTTCTACAAGAGAATATCGTAAAGATGGTAAAAAATGGatacaaaattatgaaCAAGAAGATCTTTCTAACTCTTATGAATCGTTAGGAAGCCAAAGTATAGAACAAATGGGAGGAAAACAAGATCAATTTAATCCAAATGAATATCAAGAATTAAGTGTGTCTAGTACAATTAAGCAAGAAAGGTCCTTTGATTCCAATTtcttaaaaaatttaagaaTTATAACTGCAGATGATTTGGAAGGTACTAATCCTAAAGAAAATGATACTGAAAAGTACAAAATAGAATTGAACGCTCACTCTCATTACATAATATTTGCTGATAATTCAAACTGTATTGAAATCTTGTATGGTAACGAAACTGTATGGAAGTATGATTTCAATAGCAAAAATACACCTAAAAACTTGTatgttgatttaaattctaaaatGATAGTAATAAACTTGGGTGATCAAAATTCCATCTCCTATAAGTACaatgatatatttgatAGTGGTCAACAAAACAACTTTAATCCGCCTATAAATCCATCATATAAACCTCAAGATAATAGTACAATTCTTGCTTCTCTGGATCTTAAAAGTGTTGAAGGTACCAATgaatttcattattttgttGATTATGAAAGTAATACTGGTATATATATTCCAAAAGAGGGTTATTTGTTTTCCAAAGTTTTCAGAGGAGGATCTGGTCAATCAGATAATCTCTGGGAATCAGATCATTATCCATACTGTAACAGGGCATTGATAAACCCTATTGACAAGGATATGTTTAATTTGGAACTATCACTTATTAACGGAACCAAGATTAATATAGACAAAAATTCAATATATCCAACAATAAATTCGGATTCTGGTTCTAAACAGTATTTACTTCAATCAGAATATCCTAATGAAGTAATTGTTGTTACAATTGATGATTCAGACCCTAATAATCCTgttgaaaatgatattagCAAGTTCGTTGTAAATAAAAGTATTTTCAAGGATTCTCAAGGATTGAATAAAGTATCTTATGACTATAGATTTAGACAAAATTCTAAGTGtatagaatttaaaattgatgatCAGTCTGTATGGATTAAAGATACTTCAGAGAACAGATTTCCAAAATCGATTTATTATCACAAGGATTTGAAATTAGTATTTgttgaatttaatttacagACATTCAACATTTATAAGTATCTTAATAATGAATGGAAGTTGGTATATAATACCtag
- a CDS encoding uncharacterized protein (1 probable transmembrane helix predicted for TA17180 by TMHMM2.0 at aa 625-647;~Signal peptide predicted for TA17180 by SignalP 2.0 HMM (Signal peptide probability 0.858, signal anchor probability 0.000) with cleavage site probability 0.782 between residues 20 and 21), which yields MCKYLTVYTLFCLCWKIVDSIYTNSELTQPQNEYDLNQAVRRQFSKAGNLDQSESQLYSSYVSVYTIDDGSNELIENDTDKYYIDEYKHTFYFRFNDDSKCVELDYLGKQVWKHNSDECGDEYPKEIFFQRLSKRIIVTFPTFYLSYAYRNRGWKIESKVDLKFVFENGLSIIATNNKDLSNPKVNDTSKFDVKSFDYVYQYNINDNANCVEVRLGQKNVWKYIPKESKKGFPKSLYYHRDLGLIFMDFNNMSSMYRCNETMCKCISNQHIKDISVSDLKIHTIDPYDPSKIDENNECQYERKDLGYGYIFNMNQYAKMTKLLYKDKVLWYYGYKSKEYPKSVFLNTYMKLIAIKFSNFHLVYFYMNKWRYICKSSVMTLSESDVKIYTRIGDEEKENDQESYELVRYPYKYALMYNIKSHADCFKLMIKNKTVWKHNPKKLGSNYPTNIYINKDMKMVIVTSQKFIYVYVNLDKWRMVFQTVDKDILKKSIKYSNDRANIKSTSINRIDTSSRSAHNISTSDSSTDSDDSGSGSDSDNDSDNDSDSYSYTDSDSSDSESSDEEIYPVQPPRKRRFIRCETTRGTDSKKEYDTLVGEPIPNETEEEMEEVGVIPEKLERGYTKEYVLGIVIAVVLLILAAGLAYGLYHTRKIKSRSLSNMNNETEEITVF from the coding sequence atgtgTAAGTATTTAACagtttacacattattttgtttatgTTGGAAGATTGTGGATTCTATTTATACTAACAGTGAATTAACCCAACCACAGAATGAATATGATTTAAATCAAGCAGTAAGGAGACAATTTTCAAAAGCAGGTAATCTAGACCAATCAGAATCACAATTATATTCGTCATATGTCAGTGTTTACACAATTGATGATGGTTCTAATGAATTGATTGAAAATGATACAGATAAATATTACATAGATGAATATAAGCATACCTTTTATTTCAGATTTAACGATGACTCAAAGTGTGTTGAGCTAGATTATTTGGGAAAACAGGTATGGAAACACAATAGTGATGAGTGTGGTGACGAATACCCTAAAGAAATCTTTTTTCAGAGACTGAGTAAAAGGATTATAGTTACATTTCCTACATTTTACCTTTCCTATGCTTACAGAAATCGCGGGTGGAAAATTGAGTCAAAAGTTGATTTGAAATTTGTCTTTGAAAATGGACTTTCAATCATCGCcacaaataataaagatcTCTCTAATCCAAAGGTAAATGATACGTCAAAGTTCGATGTAAAATCATTCGATTACGTATATCAGTACAACATTAATGATAATGCAAACTGTGTAGAGGTTAGATTAGGACAAAAAAATGTCTGGAAATACATACCTAAAGAATCCAAAAAGGGATTCCCTAAATCTTTATATTATCACAGAGATTTAggattaatttttatggattttaataatatgtCCTCAATGTACAGATGCAATGAAACCATGTGTAAATGTATATCAAACCAACACATAAAAGATATATCTGTGTCTGATTTAAAGATTCATACTATAGACCCTTATGACCCTTccaaaattgatgaaaataatgaatgTCAATACGAAAGAAAGGACCTAGGGTACGGttatattttcaacatGAATCAATATGCAAAAATGACAAAACTTTTATATAAAGATAAGGTTTTATGGTATTACGGATATAAATCTAAAGAATACCCTAAGTCTGTCTTTTTGAACACATACATGAAATTGATAgctataaaattttcaaactTCCATCTGGTTTACTTTTATATGAACAAATGGAGGTACATATGCAAATCTTCCGTTATGACTCTCTCCGAATCTGatgttaaaatatacaCTAGAATAGGTGATGAAGAAAAGGAGAATGATCAAGAAAGTTATGAACTAGTCAGGTATCCCTACAAATACGCTTTAATGTATAACATTAAAAGTCATGCCGACTGTTTTAAACTaatgattaaaaataaaaccGTTTGGAAACATAATCCCAAAAAATTGGGCTCAAATTATCCAACTAATATCTATATAAATAAGGACATGAAGATGGTCATCGTTACCTCCCAAAAGTTCATTTACGTTTACGTTAATCTCGACAAGTGGAGAATGGTATTCCAAACCGTTGATAAAGACATACTAAAGAAATCAATCAAATATTCTAATGATCGTGCTAATATCAAAAGTACAagtattaatagaattgaCACCAGTAGTAGGAGTGCCCATAATATCAGTACTAGTGATAGTTCCACTGACAGTGATGACAGTGGTAGTGGTAGTGATAGCGATAATGATAGCGATAATGATAGTGATAGTTATAGTTACACTGATAGTGATAGTAGTGATTCAGAAAGTTCGGATGAAGAAATCTATCCAGTCCAACCTCCTAGAAAAAGGAGATTTATCAGATGTGAAACAACCCGAGGCACTGATTCCAAGAAGGAATATGATACACTTGTAGGTGAACCAATACCAAATGAAACTGAAGAAGAAATGGAAGAAGTGGGAGTAATACCTGAAAAGTTGGAAAGAGGATATACAAAAGAATATGTTTTGGGTATTGTAATTGCAGTAGTTTTGTTAATCCTTGCAGCAGGACTGGCATACGGTTTGTATCATACCAGAAAAATCAAATCTAGAAGTTTATCAAATATGAATAACGAAACTGAAGAAATTACtgttttttaa